Below is a window of Leucobacter chromiiresistens DNA.
CCCGAGGAGCACGAGGACGCCCAGGCGACGCTCGAGCAGATCGAGCAGGCCAACCGCAAGGGCGTGCTGCTGCCCGGAGATCTGCGCCAGGAGTCCGATTGCGTCGAGACGGTGCGCCGCACCGTGGACGAGCTCGGCGGCCTCGACATCCTCGTGCTGAACGCCGCGACGCAGCGCGAGCGCGAGCCGAACGCCGAGATCACGCGCGATGCCGTGGAGAACGTGTTCTCCACCAACCTGGTCGCGCCGATCCTGCTCTTCCGCGAAGCGGCGCCGCACCTCCAGCCCGGATCGAGCGTCATCGTCTCGGCGTCGGTGCAGGCGTACAACCCCTCTCCCGACCTCCTCGACTACGCCATGACGAAGGCGGGGCTCGTCGCCTTCACGCAGGCGCTCGCCGAGCAGCAGGGGGAGCGCGGCGTCCGCGTCAACGCGGTCGCCCCGGGCCCGATCTGGACGCCCCTCATCCCGGCCACCGGGTGGGACGAGAAGCAGGTGCACTTCGGCGAGGACACGCCGCTCGGGCGGCCGGGGCAGCCCGCCGAGCTCGCCGGGGCGTACGT
It encodes the following:
- a CDS encoding SDR family oxidoreductase, with translation MTPNMDPRTKYPKAPLPQQEQPSQPGLTEPMQPAPDHGEDTYTGNGRLAGMRALITGGDSGIGRAVAIAFAREGADVAIAYLPEEHEDAQATLEQIEQANRKGVLLPGDLRQESDCVETVRRTVDELGGLDILVLNAATQREREPNAEITRDAVENVFSTNLVAPILLFREAAPHLQPGSSVIVSASVQAYNPSPDLLDYAMTKAGLVAFTQALAEQQGERGVRVNAVAPGPIWTPLIPATGWDEKQVHFGEDTPLGRPGQPAELAGAYVYLASEEASYVSGAVLPVTGGKHL